GACGGGGATCTGCACCACCGTTGGCCCCATTCTCTGCGTCATCTCCTACCCGGACCAGCTCCAGAGGACCAAACGGGTCACCTACTATGCACTCGACATCGTAACGATCGGCGAGCACGAGCCCGACCACGAGATCGACCAACTCGCATGGATCAATATCGAGGAGGTCGATCAGCGACTGAGCGCCGCCAGCGACACACGAGTCACCGAAGCGCTTCGTACCCTCCTTGGTGCTCCCACAGAGGGATCACATCCCCAGCCTCCTCGCTAGCAATGGTTAACCGATACTGTTCTTTGGTGGTAGATCACTCCAGTGGCAACGGAGTACTCCGCTCCCGACAGCGAGAAGGTCAAGCTCTGGATCTTTACGTCCCACCAACCTCAATCAAGATATCACCGCCCCCAAGGCGGCCCTGACGCGATTGGCCATACCAGTTCCGCTCGCCAACGGTGCAGGCACCAAGTGGAGTGTGAACACGACGTTAACTGTCAAGTGCACACTGGTCTGACAACGCATGGATCGCCATAGAGTAACGGTGTGGATCCAAGTAAAATGCATGAGGACAAACGTCGGTTTGTGCTGCACGTCGTCGAGGAACGTCGAATCAAATTTATTCAGCTCTGGTTCACTGACGTCCTCGGCATTCCAAAGTCCTTCCAGATCACGCCAGCCGAGCTAGCCAACGCCCTCGACGAGGGGATGATCATCGACGGTTCTGCAATCGACGGCTTCTCACGCATTCAAGAAAGTGACGTCATCGCCAGGCCCGACCCTGATAGTTTCACAATCCTCCCTAACCAGCCCCAGGTGGCGAGGATGTTCTGCGATATCATCAACTTGGATGGCACACCATTCGAGGGGTGTCCACGCAATGTACTCAAACGTACACTTGATCGGACCCATGCACTGGGCCTCACCTTCTTCGTCTCACCGGAGATCGAGTACTTCTACCTCGACCCCACCACCACCAAGCCGCTCGATGAGGGCTCCTACTTCGACCTCTCCTTGAGCGACAAAGGATCAGAGATTCGTAAGGAAACTGTCTTCGCACTCGAGGAGGCTGGAATCGCCGTCAAGTACTCCCACCACGAGGATGGCCCCTCCCAGCATGAGATCGATCTACGCGCGACCGACGCGTTGGCCATGGCCGACAACGTCATCACCACGCGACTCATCATCTCGCGTATCGCAGCGAACGCCGGCGTGCTCGCCACCTTTATGCCAAAGCCACTCGCCGGCGTACAGGGTTCGGGCATGCATCTGCACATGGCGCTCTTTGATGCCGACGATAACCTCTTCGCCGACCCAACAACCGCAGACGGTCTCAGTGCACAGGCTCGTCATTTTATCGCTGGGTTACTCGCCCACGCGGCCGAGATGACCGCTGTCACGAATCAGTGGGTGAACTCCTACAAACGCCTCGTTCCCGGGTATGAGGCACCAGCTGACATTGCGTGGGCACACCACAATCGTTCTGCGCTCGTGCGCGTCCCGATTGCCCCCTCGACACGCGAAGAGAACTACCAAGTCGAATACCGTGCGCCCGATCCGGCCTGCAATCCGTACCTCGCCTTCGCGGTGATCCTAGCCGCCGGCCTCGATGGCCTCACCAACAAACTTGAGCTTCCCCGTGAGACGACAGAGAACCTGTTTACCCTGCCTGAGACGAAACGCGATGCCCTCGACATAACCCCCCTGCCTAGCACGCTAGAGGAGGCGCTGCTTCGCATGGAGGAGTCCACTCTCGTCCGTGAGACCCTCGGAGACCACGTCACCGAGTGGTTTATCCGCAACAAGCACTCGGAGTGGGAACGTTACAACACTCGCATCTCTCAGTACGAACTGGCTCGCTACCTAAGGGTGCTCTAGTTGGCCACCGTCGCTGTCTTCTCCCCCAAAAACGTGGAGAGAGTGATCGACTTCTACGACGATACCAGCTATGAATTCGTGGTTATCGGGCCAGAGGAGACCGCCCTTCCCGATCAGGTCGCGGGGGTGATCATCGATGCGACCACCGATTTCGACCAGGCTGTCATGCTCTGCCGAGGGATCAGACGGCATCGAGAGAGTGACGTAACCCTCCTGCTCCTGATCGAGCGACATCAGGTGAAAGAACTCGCCCTGCGGGAGGGGATGATCGACGACTTTGCGGTCTCACCCTTTGACCGCAACGAACTCGCCGTACGTCTCCAACACCTTCTGGTCCGCCACGGCCAGCCAGAGGAGCACTCCAAGATCGCCATCGGTCCGCTCGTGCTCGACACCGACACCTATCAGGCGTCGCTTGCGGGGGCCCCCATGGACCTGACCTACATGGAATACGAACTCTTAAAGTTCCTGGCAAGCCATCCCGGTAAGGTCTTTTCGCGAGAGACCCTACTGTCGAGAGTTTGGGGCTACGAATACTACGGCGGGGCACGGACCGTCGACGTCCATATCCGACGGTTACGAGCGAAGCTGGGAGAAGGCTACGAAGCGCTCATCCAAACCGTTCGCTCCGTCGGCTACAAGTTTGGACTCCCGACAGAACCTACAGACGACTCCGCGTAGGCTCTTGACTCCATATAGGCACCGCACTCCCCACCAGCGAGAGGCGTGACAGCGTGGTTACGAGAAGGAGGAGCCGCAACCGCAGGTTCGGGTCGCGTTGGGGTTAGTGATGTGGAACCCTGCTTCACTCAAGGAATCGCTGTAATCGAGCGAAGCACCCTTGATCAACTCAGCCGACGCCGCATCAACGACGACTCGAACATCCCCGAAGGTCGCGGCAATGTCATCTTCAGCGAGTTCGCTATCGAAGAACATATCATAGCTATACCCTGAACATCCTCCCGGAGCGACGGCTACCCGGAGGAACAGACCTTCCGCGCCCTCTTCTTCGGCGAGCAGCGCAGCAACTTTTGCCACGGCACGATCCGTCAGGGTAATCACTGAGGGCCGTTTGCCGATTTTTACCGATGTCATTGCCATGATCACTCCTTCAAGACACTGTTATGACTCCAGTATAGCGCAGATCAGCATCGTCCTAGAAGGACCTCTTAGCGAACATCGTACCCACCACTGATTGTGCGCCATGAGGAACCTCCTGTGCCAACACCCTGACGAGAGCCTCATGCGTCAGCAAACCGTTATTAGGCTAGGTACCATGACTACGAACACGACGGCATCCGCCCAAGAGGCTCGGATTCACGACGTCGTCGATGCAGTGATGGACCCAGAACTCGGCTTGACCCTTGGGGAACTTGGCATGGTCAAAGCGGTAACGGTGACTGAGCACCAGATCTCGATCCTGGTCGCCTTAACAACACCAGGCTGCCCTCTCAAGAACCAAATTCAGAGAAGTCTCTCCGATGCCATCGATGACCAAGATCGTGAAGGGCGCCAGCTCAAAGTCACTTTTACGGAGTTAACCCGCGAGGAGAAGGAGCAAGCCATGCAGCTCGCTCGTAAAGGAGCACAAGCCACCGATCTCCCACCAGCACTACAGGGGACCCAACTGCTCGCTTTCTCCTCGGGGAAGGGAGGCGTTGGCAAATCGTCACTCGCTATCGCGGTGGCACAGAACATCGCCGAGCGAGGCTATCATGTCGGCGTTCTTGACGCCGACATTTGGGGGTTCTCGCAACCCCAACTGCTCTCAGCCCAGGCAGAGCGACTGAGCGCTGAAGGGGATGCCGTCGATTTCCACATCAATCCGTACCTTGCACCGACGGGGGCCGGAACACTCGCCGTGGTATCGATGGGCATGATGGTAGAACAAGCGGGATCGGCCATCATGTGGCGAGGTCTCATGCTATCGCGAGCGCTCCAACACTTCATCGAGGATGTAAATTGGGCCAACCCCGACTATCTCATCATCGACCTACCTCCGGGGACCGGGGATGTTCCGATGACCCTTGCCCGTCTCCTGCCAACGACGAAGGTCGCCCTCGTGACGACCCCTTCAGCACTCGCCAGCCATGTCGCCGAGCGTGCGGCCTCCTTTGCCATCAAAGCGAACCTGGCGCTACTCGGTGTCATCGAGAACATGAGTTGGATCGACTGTCCCCATGGCGAACGCTTGACGCCATTCGGGCAAGGCGGCGGAGCGGCGATCGCCGCGCAGTATCAACTTCCACTGCTGGCCCACATTCCCCTTGGGGAGTCTCTCCACGACATGCCAGCGATCATCGATCTCACCTCAGCGATCCTCGAGCAGATGGGTCGGCAAGAGGATGCGTTGGGAGCCTGCACCGCTCACCTTTGGGATGCATTGACAGTGGACGATCCGAGCCCTCTGCGATGACCTACCGCTGAGCCGACCGCAACGATCACCGTCCCCAACGACAACTCCCGATCGACGCTGGAATCTTGTCAGTGGTTCAACTGATGGGCGGCATCAAGCGAGCGCCGCAAACATCTTGTCGCCCTGGGCGTCGGAGGTTAAGGGAACCGTCGCCGGGGCCGCACCAAAAGCGAAACAACCCGCCGGATCGACCGCCAAACACACCTCAGCCCCGCGCTCAAAACGTTCTCGCGCGAAGACGCCAACGAGTTGATGCCCACCTCCGACTTCGACGACATGATCGTAGCCTCTACCACGAAAAGCGACATCGCAGAT
This sequence is a window from Ferrimicrobium sp.. Protein-coding genes within it:
- a CDS encoding NUDIX hydrolase, translating into MMVVLAAGGAIYRPTEAGGYEVLLVHRPRYDDWSWPKGKCEPGESLPECAIREVEEETGICTTVGPILCVISYPDQLQRTKRVTYYALDIVTIGEHEPDHEIDQLAWINIEEVDQRLSAASDTRVTEALRTLLGAPTEGSHPQPPR
- a CDS encoding glutamine synthetase family protein; the protein is MDPSKMHEDKRRFVLHVVEERRIKFIQLWFTDVLGIPKSFQITPAELANALDEGMIIDGSAIDGFSRIQESDVIARPDPDSFTILPNQPQVARMFCDIINLDGTPFEGCPRNVLKRTLDRTHALGLTFFVSPEIEYFYLDPTTTKPLDEGSYFDLSLSDKGSEIRKETVFALEEAGIAVKYSHHEDGPSQHEIDLRATDALAMADNVITTRLIISRIAANAGVLATFMPKPLAGVQGSGMHLHMALFDADDNLFADPTTADGLSAQARHFIAGLLAHAAEMTAVTNQWVNSYKRLVPGYEAPADIAWAHHNRSALVRVPIAPSTREENYQVEYRAPDPACNPYLAFAVILAAGLDGLTNKLELPRETTENLFTLPETKRDALDITPLPSTLEEALLRMEESTLVRETLGDHVTEWFIRNKHSEWERYNTRISQYELARYLRVL
- a CDS encoding response regulator transcription factor, encoding MATVAVFSPKNVERVIDFYDDTSYEFVVIGPEETALPDQVAGVIIDATTDFDQAVMLCRGIRRHRESDVTLLLLIERHQVKELALREGMIDDFAVSPFDRNELAVRLQHLLVRHGQPEEHSKIAIGPLVLDTDTYQASLAGAPMDLTYMEYELLKFLASHPGKVFSRETLLSRVWGYEYYGGARTVDVHIRRLRAKLGEGYEALIQTVRSVGYKFGLPTEPTDDSA
- a CDS encoding iron-sulfur cluster assembly accessory protein, whose translation is MAMTSVKIGKRPSVITLTDRAVAKVAALLAEEEGAEGLFLRVAVAPGGCSGYSYDMFFDSELAEDDIAATFGDVRVVVDAASAELIKGASLDYSDSLSEAGFHITNPNATRTCGCGSSFS
- a CDS encoding P-loop NTPase, which translates into the protein MTTNTTASAQEARIHDVVDAVMDPELGLTLGELGMVKAVTVTEHQISILVALTTPGCPLKNQIQRSLSDAIDDQDREGRQLKVTFTELTREEKEQAMQLARKGAQATDLPPALQGTQLLAFSSGKGGVGKSSLAIAVAQNIAERGYHVGVLDADIWGFSQPQLLSAQAERLSAEGDAVDFHINPYLAPTGAGTLAVVSMGMMVEQAGSAIMWRGLMLSRALQHFIEDVNWANPDYLIIDLPPGTGDVPMTLARLLPTTKVALVTTPSALASHVAERAASFAIKANLALLGVIENMSWIDCPHGERLTPFGQGGGAAIAAQYQLPLLAHIPLGESLHDMPAIIDLTSAILEQMGRQEDALGACTAHLWDALTVDDPSPLR